One Sphingomonas sabuli genomic region harbors:
- a CDS encoding CvpA family protein — translation MSALDIFVLLLLFGGGAVGFVRGFVYEVLSLLAWAAAIAMIKLFHTQLTGGLGGAVGTPAGASVLAFALLFLPTFILVKVLARSIGGKMRRSILGPIDRLLGGGFGVVKGLLAATLFFLFANLATDMIYGADADRPAWMTSSRTYPLLNASGRAIVDWVETRRLEPAPFGSAAGQE, via the coding sequence GCAGTCGGCTTCGTGCGCGGCTTTGTCTACGAAGTGCTGTCGCTGCTGGCCTGGGCGGCGGCCATCGCGATGATCAAGCTGTTCCATACGCAACTGACCGGCGGACTGGGCGGAGCTGTGGGAACGCCGGCCGGCGCGTCGGTTCTGGCCTTCGCGCTGCTGTTCCTGCCGACTTTCATCCTGGTCAAGGTGCTGGCGCGATCGATCGGCGGCAAGATGCGGCGGTCGATCCTGGGACCGATCGACCGGCTGCTCGGCGGCGGCTTCGGGGTCGTGAAGGGCCTGCTTGCGGCGACGCTGTTCTTCCTTTTCGCCAACCTCGCCACGGACATGATTTACGGCGCGGATGCCGACCGGCCGGCGTGGATGACCAGTTCGCGCACCTATCCGCTGCTGAACGCCAGCGGCCGAGCGATCGTCGACTGGGTCGAAACCCGCCGGCTGGAACCGGCCCCCTTCGGCAGCGCCGCCGGGCAGGAATAA